The following coding sequences are from one Novosphingobium sp. KACC 22771 window:
- a CDS encoding MFS transporter: MSSPTDFGDQRRAGLPQGIVVVIASFLPILAIVALAPAVPRMMEHFAGVPGASLWVPLAVTAPGLMVALLSPAMGWLVDRYGRSRLLVVATAIYGLVGIAPVFIDGLPALFASRLLLGVCEAAILTVTNTLVGDYFEEDRRRFWLTVQSAAQPFFGVSLLVLSGTLSGMGWNIPFLVYACAIPIALAMAFLLFEPAKRSPALAGLASERFPTRHVLITSGVTLLASSLYYVYIVQVGLLFPGVSVTSPDTIGMLIGLANVGVFFGGLLFKPASARLGTGMQVGIFFALLGLGLLGIGASHSPAQMTVFCAVQQLGAGLCIPTLLLWTMRGLSDENRGRGMGIWSCAFFVGQFVSPALVSLVTLFSHALSRTFVVMGVGGIILAVILGAALNAGARQARVTG, translated from the coding sequence ATGAGTTCCCCAACCGATTTTGGCGACCAGCGCCGGGCGGGCCTGCCCCAAGGCATCGTTGTCGTGATCGCCAGCTTCCTGCCCATTCTGGCCATCGTTGCTCTGGCCCCGGCGGTGCCACGCATGATGGAGCATTTTGCCGGGGTTCCCGGCGCCAGCCTGTGGGTGCCTCTGGCGGTGACCGCGCCCGGTTTGATGGTCGCGCTGCTGTCGCCCGCCATGGGCTGGCTGGTCGACCGCTATGGGCGCAGCCGTTTGCTGGTCGTGGCAACCGCGATCTACGGCCTTGTCGGCATCGCTCCGGTGTTTATCGACGGTCTGCCCGCGCTGTTTGCCTCGCGCCTGCTGCTGGGCGTTTGCGAAGCGGCGATCCTGACGGTGACAAACACTCTGGTCGGTGACTATTTCGAAGAGGATCGCAGGCGCTTCTGGCTGACCGTTCAATCGGCGGCGCAGCCGTTTTTCGGCGTTTCATTGCTGGTGCTCTCTGGCACGCTGTCGGGCATGGGCTGGAACATTCCCTTTCTAGTCTACGCCTGCGCGATCCCCATCGCGCTGGCGATGGCCTTTCTGCTGTTCGAACCGGCCAAGCGCAGCCCGGCGCTCGCAGGCCTCGCTTCTGAACGTTTCCCCACCCGCCATGTGCTGATCACCAGCGGCGTTACCCTGCTGGCCTCAAGCCTCTATTACGTTTACATCGTGCAGGTCGGGCTGCTGTTTCCGGGCGTCAGCGTCACCTCGCCCGACACGATCGGAATGCTGATCGGCCTTGCCAATGTCGGCGTGTTTTTCGGTGGTCTGCTGTTCAAGCCTGCCTCGGCGCGGCTTGGCACGGGAATGCAGGTCGGCATTTTCTTTGCGCTGCTGGGCCTGGGTCTGTTGGGCATCGGCGCCAGCCATTCGCCCGCCCAGATGACCGTGTTCTGCGCCGTCCAGCAGCTTGGCGCCGGTCTGTGCATCCCCACGCTGCTGCTTTGGACCATGCGCGGGTTGAGCGATGAGAACCGCGGGCGCGGCATGGGCATCTGGAGCTGCGCCTTTTTCGTGGGGCAATTCGTCAGCCCGGCGCTGGTCTCGCTGGTCACGCTGTTCAGCCACGCCCTGTCGCGGACCTTTGTCGTGATGGGTGTTGGCGGGATCATCCTTGCGGTCATTCTTGGCGCGGCGCTGAATGCAGGCGCGCGACAGGCGAGGGTTACGGGCTGA
- a CDS encoding 3-keto-disaccharide hydrolase, translating into MTTTRRGALSRLALTGVAAALPQAAFAASRPAAAAPSRNVPADDWRPLFNGRDTAGWTFFQDGVGAQDRDGVVDIHEGMLHLLGPRYRGPIKAGMGYLATDREYENYHLSLEYKWGTRRYAPREMWKRDSGILYHTPFGPERLWPDCIEYQIMERNTGDALPINHRAIAAISQGGLPAWPDDFPGNKQYAPQVNAGGSLRQWIRADGNFDTLEGWNTVELIAQGDKAAHIVNGRLVTALYGLQRQDPEDRSRYIPLTKGRILLQIEAAEIMFRNVKIRPL; encoded by the coding sequence ATGACCACCACCCGACGAGGCGCGCTCTCGCGTCTGGCCCTGACCGGCGTTGCTGCTGCCCTGCCGCAGGCTGCTTTTGCCGCCAGCCGCCCCGCCGCTGCGGCTCCGTCCCGCAATGTACCGGCCGATGACTGGCGCCCGCTATTCAACGGCCGCGACACGGCGGGCTGGACATTTTTTCAGGATGGTGTCGGCGCCCAGGACCGCGATGGCGTGGTGGATATCCACGAGGGCATGCTCCACCTGCTGGGCCCGCGCTATCGCGGCCCGATCAAGGCGGGCATGGGCTATCTCGCCACGGATCGCGAGTATGAGAATTATCACCTGAGCCTTGAATACAAGTGGGGCACCCGCCGCTATGCGCCGCGCGAGATGTGGAAACGCGACAGCGGCATTCTTTATCACACGCCCTTCGGCCCGGAACGGCTCTGGCCCGATTGCATCGAATATCAGATCATGGAGCGCAACACCGGCGATGCGCTGCCCATCAATCACCGCGCCATTGCCGCGATTTCGCAGGGCGGCCTGCCCGCATGGCCCGACGATTTTCCTGGCAACAAGCAGTACGCCCCCCAAGTCAATGCGGGCGGATCCTTGCGCCAATGGATCCGCGCCGACGGCAATTTTGACACGCTGGAGGGGTGGAACACCGTCGAACTGATCGCGCAGGGCGACAAGGCCGCGCATATCGTCAACGGGCGGCTCGTCACCGCGCTTTACGGGCTTCAGCGTCAGGATCCCGAAGACCGTTCGCGCTATATCCCGCTTACCAAAGGCCGCATTCTGCTCCAGATCGAAGCGGCGGAAATCATGTTCCGCAATGTGAAGATCCGCCCGCTCTGA
- a CDS encoding fumarylacetoacetate hydrolase family protein: MKLVRFGQAGTEKPGILDANGTLRDLSGHLSDIDGAALAPPSLENLRRIDLAALPAVTEPVRLGAPVADTRQFIAIGLNYTDHAIEANMPIPAEPIVFTKAVSCIQGPNDDVRRPHKSDKMDWEVELGIVIGSRASYVSVEDALNHVAGYLVCDDLSERSFQLERGGTWDKGKGCETFGPVGPWLVTADEVGDVQQLDMWLDVNGRRMQTGNTRTMIFDCATIVSYLSQFMVLLPGDIITTGTPPGVGMGMKPPVFLKEGDVIELGIEKLGVQRHKVIAWDADR, encoded by the coding sequence ATGAAGCTAGTACGATTCGGTCAGGCGGGAACGGAAAAGCCCGGCATCCTCGACGCCAACGGCACCTTGCGCGACCTTTCGGGCCATCTGTCCGACATCGATGGCGCGGCTCTTGCCCCGCCATCCCTCGAAAACCTGCGCCGGATCGACCTTGCCGCGCTTCCGGCTGTGACCGAGCCGGTGCGTCTGGGCGCGCCCGTGGCCGATACCCGCCAATTCATCGCCATCGGGCTTAACTATACCGATCATGCGATCGAGGCCAACATGCCCATCCCGGCGGAACCGATCGTGTTCACCAAGGCGGTCTCGTGCATTCAGGGGCCGAATGACGATGTGCGGCGGCCGCACAAATCGGACAAGATGGACTGGGAAGTCGAACTCGGCATCGTCATCGGATCGCGCGCCTCCTACGTTTCGGTCGAGGATGCGTTGAACCACGTCGCCGGATATCTGGTGTGCGATGACCTCTCGGAGCGCAGCTTCCAGCTTGAGCGCGGCGGCACATGGGACAAGGGCAAGGGTTGCGAAACATTCGGCCCCGTAGGCCCGTGGCTGGTCACCGCCGATGAGGTGGGCGATGTGCAGCAGCTCGACATGTGGCTGGATGTCAATGGCCGACGGATGCAGACCGGCAATACGCGCACCATGATTTTCGATTGCGCCACCATCGTCAGCTATCTCAGCCAGTTCATGGTCCTGCTGCCCGGCGACATCATCACCACCGGCACGCCGCCGGGCGTCGGCATGGGCATGAAGCCCCCGGTTTTCCTCAAGGAAGGGGATGTCATCGAACTGGGCATCGAAAAGCTGGGCGTGCAGCGCCACAAGGTCATCGCATGGGACGCCGACCGGTGA
- a CDS encoding C-glycoside deglycosidase beta subunit domain-containing protein, whose protein sequence is MYEYPLIQATGFRNYGPVDAREGVEVRLRLPNYRGMRLSLFDGVDVTIDGEFFSYEINKLRLHGEVYDLEGMRDATTVRWAMGDFGTVLVPKQGGLTPGIHHVKVAARTRAPYFPPHLQPLPVNCERLATIVLP, encoded by the coding sequence ATGTACGAATATCCTTTGATCCAAGCCACCGGCTTTCGCAATTACGGGCCGGTCGATGCCCGCGAAGGGGTTGAGGTGCGCCTGCGCCTGCCCAACTATCGCGGCATGCGCCTTTCGCTGTTTGACGGCGTGGACGTCACGATTGACGGCGAATTCTTCAGCTATGAGATCAACAAGCTGCGCCTTCATGGCGAGGTCTATGACCTTGAAGGCATGCGCGATGCGACCACCGTGCGTTGGGCGATGGGCGATTTTGGCACCGTGCTGGTCCCCAAGCAGGGCGGGCTGACCCCCGGCATCCACCATGTCAAAGTGGCCGCGCGCACCCGTGCGCCCTATTTCCCGCCGCATCTCCAGCCTTTGCCGGTGAATTGCGAGCGGTTGGCAACGATCGTCCTGCCCTGA
- a CDS encoding catalase family protein, with protein MISSPLRYSPDLELPRPDEVETDESLEKSFDHILETTARDYGRAVRAVHAKAHGLFEGMFTIHDNLPPELAQGLFATPGVHPASLRISTNPGDILDDNVVLPRGLGLKVERVAGERLPEAEGDGQDFLMVNAPVFAVSTPDKFAGKLKLLAATTDRAEGAKVALSTTLGAINAALGAIGLESSALAGLGGARQVHPLGETFFSTVPFRYGDYVAKFRLRPLSPSLTILTNAIIDTSGRPDGLRETIRQDAANLTGEWAFEVQLARDPEKQPIEDASVEWKEEDAPFVQVATLRIEPQDSWSADKVERIDETLHFSPWNALVAHRPLGGINRARRRAYKHSSEFRVRVNGCPFTGAAQGAE; from the coding sequence GTGATTTCCTCCCCCCTTCGCTACAGCCCCGATCTGGAACTACCCCGCCCGGACGAGGTGGAAACCGACGAAAGCCTTGAAAAGTCTTTCGACCATATTCTTGAAACCACGGCCAGGGATTATGGCCGCGCCGTGCGCGCGGTCCATGCCAAGGCGCATGGATTGTTTGAGGGCATGTTCACCATTCACGACAACCTGCCGCCCGAACTGGCGCAAGGCTTGTTTGCAACGCCGGGCGTCCATCCCGCATCGCTTCGCATCTCGACCAACCCCGGCGATATCCTTGACGACAATGTCGTTTTGCCGCGCGGCCTTGGCTTGAAGGTGGAGCGTGTGGCGGGCGAGCGCCTGCCCGAGGCGGAGGGCGATGGTCAGGACTTCCTGATGGTCAATGCGCCGGTCTTTGCGGTGTCCACGCCCGACAAGTTTGCGGGCAAGCTCAAGCTGCTTGCCGCCACCACCGACCGCGCCGAGGGGGCAAAGGTAGCTCTTTCCACGACGCTCGGCGCGATCAATGCCGCGCTGGGGGCGATTGGTCTGGAATCGAGCGCGCTGGCCGGACTGGGCGGCGCGCGGCAGGTCCACCCGCTGGGCGAGACCTTTTTCAGCACTGTGCCGTTCCGTTATGGCGATTATGTTGCCAAATTCCGCCTGCGGCCCCTCTCTCCGTCGCTCACAATCCTGACCAACGCGATCATCGATACTTCCGGCCGCCCCGACGGCCTGCGCGAGACCATCCGCCAGGATGCCGCCAACCTGACCGGGGAATGGGCCTTTGAAGTGCAATTGGCGCGCGATCCGGAAAAGCAGCCGATCGAGGACGCCAGCGTCGAATGGAAAGAGGAGGACGCGCCCTTCGTACAGGTCGCCACGCTGCGCATCGAGCCGCAGGACAGCTGGAGCGCGGACAAGGTGGAGCGGATTGACGAGACGCTGCACTTCTCGCCATGGAACGCGCTGGTTGCGCATCGACCGCTGGGCGGCATCAACCGCGCCCGCCGCCGCGCCTATAAACATTCCTCGGAATTTCGCGTCCGCGTCAACGGTTGCCCCTTTACCGGCGCCGCGCAGGGCGCCGAATAA
- a CDS encoding SDR family NAD(P)-dependent oxidoreductase, translated as MTALSEPRPAPPFAIVTGGSTGIGHHLVGALAAAGYRVAFSYHASPEPAEALVEEQTALGHSVLAMACDVGIKAQVEAFAETVVAWAGHAPDLLVNNAGIQTWSPLLELSEERWDAVLRTNLKGCFLHTQIFGRLMAQRGCGGAIVNIGSGCNKHAFPNLVDYTASKGGIEQFTKSAAVELGQYGIRVNCVAPGAIATERTAEEAPDYAAQWSPMTPLGRVGTPADIAGPVLFFAGPAAAFVTGQTLWVDGGVFTRAPWPYQQ; from the coding sequence GTGACCGCCCTGTCCGAACCCCGGCCCGCGCCGCCCTTTGCGATCGTGACCGGTGGCAGCACGGGCATCGGGCATCACCTTGTCGGCGCGCTGGCGGCGGCGGGTTATCGGGTGGCATTTTCCTATCACGCCTCGCCCGAACCGGCAGAGGCGCTTGTCGAAGAGCAGACCGCGCTGGGCCACAGCGTCCTTGCCATGGCGTGCGATGTGGGGATCAAGGCGCAGGTTGAGGCTTTTGCCGAGACGGTGGTTGCATGGGCGGGCCACGCGCCCGACCTGCTGGTCAACAACGCCGGGATCCAGACATGGTCGCCGCTGCTCGAACTGTCCGAGGAGCGCTGGGATGCGGTGCTGCGCACCAATCTCAAAGGGTGCTTTCTCCATACACAAATCTTTGGCCGCCTGATGGCGCAGCGCGGCTGCGGCGGCGCCATCGTCAACATCGGTTCGGGCTGCAACAAGCACGCCTTTCCCAATCTGGTGGACTATACCGCATCCAAGGGCGGGATCGAACAATTCACCAAATCGGCTGCGGTTGAACTGGGCCAATATGGCATTCGCGTAAACTGTGTCGCGCCGGGCGCCATCGCCACCGAACGCACCGCCGAGGAGGCGCCCGATTATGCCGCGCAATGGTCGCCGATGACGCCGCTGGGCCGGGTCGGCACGCCCGCCGACATTGCCGGGCCGGTGCTGTTCTTTGCCGGCCCCGCCGCCGCCTTTGTCACCGGCCAGACACTGTGGGTCGATGGCGGCGTTTTCACCCGTGCGCCCTGGCCCTATCAGCAGTAG
- a CDS encoding SDR family oxidoreductase: MSAPGRLAGKSCFITGGAQGIGRAIAIAFAREGALVTAADLRFNDPFDAGLGIQTRILDVTDPQSVAAAAQSHGETSVLVNCVGYVANGSILDGTLDDLDRSMTLNVRSMALTIRAFLPAMLGRAEGAIINIASVVSSVMAAPNRFAYGTSKAAVIGLTMSVARDFIGQGIRCNAISPGTVESPSLLERFAATGDADAARAAFIARQPMGRLGQADEIAAIAITLASDEARFMSGTNVVIDGGMSL, encoded by the coding sequence GTGAGCGCGCCAGGTCGGCTTGCCGGCAAATCCTGCTTCATCACCGGCGGCGCGCAGGGCATAGGGCGGGCCATCGCCATCGCCTTTGCCCGCGAGGGCGCGCTTGTGACGGCAGCCGACCTTCGCTTCAACGATCCGTTCGATGCGGGATTGGGCATCCAGACCCGCATCCTCGATGTGACCGACCCGCAAAGTGTTGCAGCCGCCGCGCAGTCCCATGGCGAAACCTCGGTGCTGGTCAATTGCGTCGGCTATGTCGCCAATGGCTCGATCCTTGATGGCACGCTCGATGATCTTGATCGCAGCATGACGTTGAACGTACGCTCGATGGCCCTGACGATCCGCGCCTTTCTTCCGGCCATGCTGGGCCGTGCGGAAGGCGCGATCATCAACATTGCCTCGGTGGTGTCATCGGTGATGGCCGCGCCCAACCGTTTTGCCTATGGCACCAGCAAGGCGGCAGTGATTGGCCTCACCATGTCGGTGGCGCGCGATTTTATCGGTCAGGGCATCCGCTGCAACGCGATCAGCCCGGGCACCGTCGAATCCCCCTCGCTGCTTGAACGCTTTGCCGCCACGGGCGATGCCGATGCCGCGCGGGCGGCTTTCATCGCCCGCCAGCCCATGGGCCGCCTTGGTCAGGCCGACGAAATCGCCGCCATCGCGATCACGCTCGCCTCGGACGAGGCCCGCTTTATGTCGGGCACCAATGTGGTCATCGACGGAGGAATGAGCCTGTGA
- the dld gene encoding D-lactate dehydrogenase, which yields MSSAPAPLLAQLRSIVGPGHVLTDRDATRAYATGYRYGGGDVLAVVRPGTPLEQYRAFCACIAADVIVIAQAANTGLTGGSSPDGHYDRPVVIINTLRLRGIHMLAGGAQVVCLAGATLYDLERDLAPLGREPHSVIGSSCIGASVIGGVCNNSGGALIRRGPAYTEMALFARVLADGTVELVNHLGLDLGGAPEEILDNIGRGRLPPLDDKAEDNAEDTGAGRCVASCQDYAERVRDIAAPSPARYNADPQRLFEASGSAGKVMVFAVRLDTFPRDEQTATFYIGTNDTAELTHLRREILGRFEELPISGEYIHRDAFDIAAIYGKDVFVAIERFGTDRLPRLFALKNRIDALARRWRFLPANLSDRVMQAASRLLPDHLPPRMRQWRDRYAHHLILKMPRDGVAEARGLLAQMFPSATGDMFECTPLEARKVFLHRFAVAGAAIRYRAIHAERVGDIIALDIALRRNDEDWLEVLPPAIDDAIEAKLYYGHFFCHVFHQDYILKPGVDPIALEHRMWALLDQRGAEYPAEHNVGHLYPAKPALEAHYRALDPGNRLNPGIGQTSRQRDWR from the coding sequence ATGTCGTCTGCCCCTGCCCCGCTGCTCGCCCAATTGCGCTCGATTGTCGGGCCGGGTCATGTTCTGACCGACCGGGATGCGACGCGCGCCTATGCCACCGGCTATCGCTATGGCGGGGGCGATGTTCTGGCGGTGGTGCGGCCGGGCACGCCGCTGGAGCAATATCGCGCCTTTTGCGCCTGTATCGCGGCCGATGTGATCGTGATTGCCCAAGCCGCCAACACCGGTCTGACGGGCGGCTCGAGCCCCGACGGGCACTATGACCGCCCGGTGGTGATCATCAACACCTTGCGGTTGAGGGGCATCCACATGCTTGCGGGCGGCGCGCAGGTGGTGTGTCTGGCCGGGGCAACGCTCTATGATCTCGAACGCGATCTGGCGCCGCTGGGCCGTGAACCGCATTCGGTGATCGGCTCATCCTGCATCGGCGCCTCGGTGATCGGCGGGGTGTGCAACAATTCGGGCGGCGCATTGATCCGGCGCGGCCCGGCCTATACCGAGATGGCGCTTTTCGCGCGGGTGCTGGCCGATGGCACCGTCGAGCTGGTCAATCACCTTGGCCTTGATCTGGGCGGCGCGCCCGAGGAGATCCTCGACAACATCGGCCGGGGCCGCCTGCCCCCGCTCGATGATAAAGCCGAGGATAATGCCGAGGATACGGGCGCGGGCCGCTGCGTTGCCTCGTGTCAGGATTATGCCGAAAGGGTGCGCGACATTGCCGCCCCCTCCCCGGCCCGGTACAATGCCGATCCGCAGCGATTGTTCGAAGCCTCGGGCAGCGCGGGCAAGGTCATGGTCTTTGCCGTCCGGCTCGATACTTTTCCCCGCGATGAGCAGACCGCCACCTTCTATATCGGCACGAATGACACCGCCGAACTGACGCATTTGCGCCGCGAAATCCTGGGCCGGTTTGAGGAATTGCCGATTTCGGGCGAGTATATCCACCGCGATGCGTTCGATATCGCGGCCATCTATGGCAAGGATGTCTTTGTTGCCATTGAACGCTTCGGGACCGACCGCCTGCCCCGCCTCTTTGCGCTGAAGAACCGGATCGATGCGCTGGCGCGGCGATGGCGGTTCCTGCCCGCCAACCTGTCGGATCGGGTCATGCAGGCCGCGAGCCGACTGTTGCCCGACCATCTGCCGCCGCGCATGCGGCAATGGCGCGACCGCTATGCGCATCATCTGATCCTGAAAATGCCGCGCGATGGCGTGGCCGAGGCCCGCGGCCTGCTGGCGCAGATGTTTCCAAGCGCAACGGGCGATATGTTCGAATGCACCCCGCTGGAGGCCAGGAAAGTCTTCCTGCATCGCTTCGCCGTGGCCGGGGCGGCGATCCGCTATCGCGCCATCCATGCCGAGCGCGTGGGCGACATCATCGCGCTGGATATTGCCCTGCGGCGCAATGACGAGGACTGGCTGGAAGTGCTGCCCCCGGCCATCGATGATGCGATTGAGGCCAAACTCTATTACGGGCACTTCTTCTGCCATGTGTTCCATCAGGACTATATCCTGAAGCCGGGCGTCGATCCGATCGCGCTGGAGCACCGGATGTGGGCATTGCTGGACCAGCGCGGCGCCGAATATCCGGCCGAGCACAATGTCGGCCATCTCTATCCGGCCAAGCCCGCGCTGGAGGCGCATTACCGCGCGCTGGACCCGGGCAACCGGCTCAACCCCGGCATCGGCCAGACCAGCCGACAGCGCGACTGGCGATGA
- a CDS encoding FdhF/YdeP family oxidoreductase, giving the protein MPSRPTPAEETAAIEVPEAAGGWGSLKGIGAIELSQAAGPGAIETLSHLNKPDGTACTSCAWIKPASPAAFEFCENGAKATLWDLTSARAEPEFFAAHTVSDLRQWSAYDLEREGRLTQPLRYDAQSDKYVPTSWAEAFAAIGAGLKRTDPKAMTFYASGKAALEPSYLYAAFARMLGHNNLPDSSNMCHETTSVGLKKVIGSPVGTCQIEDFEHCDAIFYLGQNPGTNSPRILHPLQQAVQRGCKIVSFNPLKEAGLVEFVNPQSPLQMLTGKATRLSHLYLQVRPGGDIAALMGVCKHVFARAKQEPELLDKGFIAQHTSGFDAFRAKVEATPWGALEQASGVTQAEMEAAGDVYAEAKSVIGIYGMGLTQQVRGSEAIGLLVNLLLLRGNIGRPGAGCSPIRGHSNVQGQRTVGITEKVALAPVEKYREVLGLETPGEDGHNTHAFLEALLAGRNTVYVGLGGNLAMAVPDHGRVHEAWRRMDMTIHIATRLNHTHLLPGKASWILPCLVRSEEDMQATGNQFVSVEDSFSHIYSSKGRRQPASEHVMSETAIICEMAKASLPPHPKWRWDEWRGDYTLIRELIAQTYPDQFHDMDNRMHAPGGFYRGNDARNRVWHTKSGKAEFTDPGALNAGPDSDALRLITLRSNDQFNTTIYGLSDRMRGLEGERTIMLISPAEMARQGLTEGQRVTLVTAMDEDTRRAVGDLKVVAYDLPDGCVAGYFPELNPLVPLSLRDRLSDTPASKGIPVRIET; this is encoded by the coding sequence ATGCCATCGCGACCGACACCCGCCGAAGAAACCGCCGCCATCGAAGTGCCCGAGGCTGCCGGTGGCTGGGGCTCGCTAAAAGGCATAGGCGCGATCGAGCTTTCCCAGGCCGCCGGCCCCGGCGCCATCGAAACGCTGAGCCATCTCAACAAGCCCGATGGTACGGCCTGCACATCATGCGCGTGGATCAAACCGGCGAGCCCTGCCGCGTTTGAATTTTGCGAGAACGGCGCCAAGGCTACCCTGTGGGATCTGACCAGCGCGCGGGCGGAACCTGAATTTTTCGCAGCCCATACCGTCAGCGATCTGCGCCAATGGAGCGCCTATGATCTGGAAAGGGAAGGGCGCCTGACCCAGCCGCTGCGCTATGATGCCCAGTCGGACAAATATGTACCCACGAGCTGGGCCGAGGCTTTTGCCGCCATCGGCGCCGGATTGAAACGGACCGACCCCAAGGCGATGACCTTTTATGCCAGCGGCAAGGCGGCGCTGGAGCCCAGCTATCTCTATGCCGCCTTTGCGCGGATGCTGGGGCATAACAACCTGCCCGACAGTTCGAACATGTGCCACGAAACGACCTCGGTGGGCCTGAAAAAGGTGATCGGATCGCCGGTCGGCACATGCCAGATCGAGGATTTCGAGCATTGCGACGCGATCTTTTACCTTGGTCAGAACCCCGGCACCAATTCGCCGCGCATCCTCCATCCGCTTCAGCAGGCGGTGCAGCGCGGGTGCAAAATCGTCTCGTTCAACCCGCTCAAGGAAGCGGGGCTGGTTGAATTCGTCAATCCGCAAAGCCCGCTCCAGATGCTGACGGGCAAGGCGACGCGGTTGAGCCATCTTTACCTGCAGGTGCGCCCCGGTGGCGATATTGCGGCGCTGATGGGCGTGTGCAAACATGTCTTTGCCCGCGCCAAGCAAGAGCCGGAGTTGCTCGACAAAGGGTTCATAGCCCAGCACACATCGGGTTTTGATGCCTTTCGCGCCAAAGTCGAGGCGACTCCTTGGGGCGCGCTTGAGCAGGCCAGCGGCGTGACGCAGGCCGAGATGGAGGCCGCAGGCGATGTCTATGCCGAGGCCAAATCCGTGATCGGCATTTACGGCATGGGCCTGACCCAACAGGTCCGCGGCAGCGAGGCGATCGGCCTGTTGGTCAATCTGCTGCTGCTGCGCGGCAATATCGGTCGGCCGGGCGCGGGCTGTTCACCGATCCGGGGCCATTCCAATGTTCAGGGCCAGCGCACCGTCGGCATCACCGAGAAGGTCGCTCTGGCGCCGGTTGAAAAATACCGCGAAGTGCTGGGGTTGGAAACGCCGGGCGAGGATGGGCATAACACGCATGCTTTCCTCGAAGCGCTGCTGGCGGGCAGGAATACCGTCTATGTCGGGCTGGGCGGCAATCTGGCCATGGCGGTGCCCGATCATGGGCGCGTGCATGAGGCATGGCGGCGCATGGATATGACCATCCACATCGCCACGCGCCTCAATCACACCCACCTGCTGCCCGGCAAGGCAAGCTGGATCCTGCCCTGCCTCGTGCGTTCGGAAGAGGACATGCAGGCCACCGGCAACCAGTTCGTCAGTGTCGAGGACAGTTTCAGCCATATCTACAGCTCAAAAGGCCGCCGCCAACCGGCCAGCGAGCATGTGATGAGCGAAACCGCGATCATTTGCGAAATGGCCAAGGCCAGCCTGCCGCCGCATCCCAAGTGGCGGTGGGACGAATGGCGCGGCGACTACACGCTCATCCGCGAGTTGATCGCGCAGACCTATCCCGATCAATTCCATGACATGGACAACCGGATGCATGCGCCGGGCGGGTTTTATCGCGGCAATGACGCGCGCAACCGCGTCTGGCACACCAAGAGCGGCAAGGCCGAGTTCACCGATCCCGGCGCGCTCAATGCCGGCCCGGACAGCGATGCGCTGCGCCTCATCACGCTGCGTTCGAATGACCAGTTCAACACCACGATCTATGGCCTGTCCGACCGGATGCGCGGGCTTGAGGGCGAACGCACGATCATGCTGATCTCGCCCGCGGAAATGGCCCGGCAAGGCCTGACCGAGGGGCAGCGCGTCACTTTGGTTACCGCCATGGACGAGGATACTCGCCGCGCGGTCGGCGATCTCAAGGTTGTGGCCTATGATCTGCCCGATGGCTGCGTTGCGGGCTATTTCCCCGAGCTTAACCCGCTGGTCCCGTTGTCCTTGCGCGACCGCCTGTCCGACACGCCCGCCAGCAAGGGGATTCCGGTCAGGATCGAAACCTGA
- a CDS encoding TetR/AcrR family transcriptional regulator, whose protein sequence is MSEKKQYNRDKLRHSLLNAGRAYLKQHGHNGLSIRTLAQEIGVSPGAPYYHFPDRRSLLLALATEGFNEMLAGTEQVVAGIATPAEKLRRMGLLFIRFAEENPHLLDLMYESELTTPTLDPSLLAFQRAGHAALRDQVIGALPDLDPGYADVRVVAFWSAIYGFATMRKKGVLRPSDDGALPSVDIAGTIVDIVLSAILAKDAPCDPALTGRAG, encoded by the coding sequence ATGAGCGAGAAGAAGCAGTATAACCGGGACAAGTTGCGCCACAGCCTGCTCAATGCTGGGCGTGCCTATCTGAAACAGCACGGACATAATGGTCTGTCCATCCGTACGCTGGCGCAGGAAATCGGTGTTTCGCCCGGCGCGCCCTATTATCACTTTCCCGACCGGCGCTCGCTGCTGCTGGCCCTCGCCACCGAGGGGTTCAACGAAATGCTGGCGGGCACCGAGCAGGTGGTGGCCGGTATTGCCACGCCTGCCGAAAAGCTGCGCCGCATGGGGCTGCTGTTTATCCGCTTCGCCGAGGAAAACCCGCATCTGCTCGACCTGATGTACGAAAGCGAGCTGACCACCCCGACGCTCGATCCGTCGCTGCTGGCCTTTCAGCGCGCCGGGCATGCGGCGTTGCGCGATCAGGTCATCGGCGCGCTTCCCGATCTTGATCCCGGTTACGCCGACGTGCGTGTCGTGGCTTTCTGGTCGGCGATTTACGGCTTTGCCACGATGCGCAAAAAGGGCGTGCTGCGCCCCAGCGACGACGGCGCATTGCCCAGCGTCGACATTGCCGGGACGATTGTCGATATCGTGCTGAGCGCCATTCTTGCCAAGGACGCGCCGTGCGATCCGGCTCTGACCGGGCGGGCCGGTTGA